In Helianthus annuus cultivar XRQ/B chromosome 8, HanXRQr2.0-SUNRISE, whole genome shotgun sequence, a single genomic region encodes these proteins:
- the LOC110885808 gene encoding protein arginine N-methyltransferase 2 has product MAEEVCEAASKGDLEKVQSLIASGADVTYFNEDGLTPLMLAAKHGQAAIVKSLLEAGAPWNALSPSNLSAGDFAMDAGHQDAFDILLNTGIQAELILGTIARKENKTGDLDENYLEDRVSFSEDKLMDADSKAVMMAWEKPLMEAHAKAICSRGRGHILNIGFGMGLVDTAIQQYGPVTHTIVEAHPEVYERMRASGWTQKENVKVVFGRWQDVLPQLESYDGIFFDTYGEYYEDLREFHQHLPTLLKAGGIYSFFNGLCGGNAFFHVVYCQLVSLELESLGYSTQLIPLPVKDCLGEKVWEGVKHKYWQLDTYYLPVCQSLEDTE; this is encoded by the exons ATGGCGGAAGAGGTGTGCGAGGCGGCGAGCAAAGGCGACTTGGAGAAAGTGCAAAGCCTAATCGCATCGGGAGCCGACGTTACATACTTCAACGAAGACGGTTTGACACCTCTAATGCTCGCCGCCAAGCACGGCCAAGCCGCTATCGTGAAAAGCCTACTCGAGGCCGGTGCTCCGTGGAACGCCCTCTCTCCCTCCAATCTATCTGCCGGTGACTTCGCCATGGATGCCGGTCACCAAGATGCCTTTGACATTCTTCTTAACACAG GGATACAAGCAGAACTGATACTTGGTACAATTGcaagaaaagaaaataaaactgGTGATTTGGATGAGAACTACTTAGAAGATAGAGTTAGTTTTAGTGAGGATAAGCTCATGGATGCTGATAGCAAGGCTGTTATGATGGCCTGGGAGAAGCCATTAATGGAAGCTCATGCAAAGGCCATCTGCTCAAGAGGCAGAGGTCACATTCTCAACATTGGATTTGGAATGGGCCTTGTGGATACCGCCATACAGCAGTATGGGCCTGTTACGCATACCATTGTTGAGGCCCATCCTGAGGTCTATGAACGGATGCGGGCTTCGGGTTGGACTCAGAAGGAAAATGTGAAGGTTGTGTTTGGTCGGTGGCAGGATGTTCTTCCTCAACTTGAGTCCTATGACG GTATCTTCTTTGATACGTACGGGGAATACTATGAGGATCTAAGAGAATTCCACCAGCATCTTCCCACTTTACTGAAGGCTGGAGGTATTTACTCCTTCTTTAACGGGCTTTGTGGAGGTAACGCCTTTTTTCATGTTGTGTACTGTCAGTTGGTATCCCTAGAACTTGAGAGTTTGGGTTATTCAACGCAACTTATACCATTGCCCGTTAAGGATTGTTTGGGAGAAAAAGTCTGGGAGGGTGTAAAACATAAATACTGGCAGTTAGATACATATTATCTTCCTGTTTGCCAGTCTTTGGAAGACACTGAATGA